In the genome of Saprospira sp. CCB-QB6, one region contains:
- a CDS encoding TrmH family RNA methyltransferase, with the protein MELKKKSMLELGRPSIEAYKQQPKMPLLLILDNLRSALNVGAAFRTADAFGIEGIYLTGISAQPPQREIMKSALGADRAVDWQYFEENKAAIAAAKAKGYKVYAVEQTFGSHSLEQFIWTAQEGIALIFGNEVKGVDAELLPLVDGAIEIPQFGSKHSLNVSVSMGVLLWEMRRQYLGR; encoded by the coding sequence ATGGAACTGAAAAAAAAGAGCATGCTAGAATTGGGGCGGCCTAGCATTGAAGCGTATAAACAACAGCCCAAAATGCCTTTGCTCCTTATTTTAGATAATTTGCGTTCGGCCTTGAATGTGGGCGCTGCTTTTCGCACCGCCGATGCTTTTGGCATTGAAGGCATTTATTTGACGGGAATTTCGGCCCAGCCGCCGCAAAGAGAAATTATGAAATCGGCTTTGGGAGCCGATAGAGCTGTAGATTGGCAATATTTTGAAGAAAATAAAGCGGCTATAGCTGCGGCCAAAGCAAAAGGCTATAAAGTGTATGCCGTGGAGCAAACTTTTGGCAGCCATTCTTTAGAACAGTTTATTTGGACCGCCCAAGAAGGCATTGCCCTCATTTTTGGCAATGAAGTAAAAGGCGTGGATGCCGAACTCTTGCCTTTGGTGGATGGAGCTATTGAAATTCCTCAATTTGGCAGCAAACATTCTTTAAATGTTTCGGTAAGCATGGGCGTTTTACTTTGGGAAATGCGCAGACAATATTTGGGGCGCTAA
- a CDS encoding acyl-CoA dehydrogenase family protein has translation MQNQELLDSIKRSAKQDRFKGQDYYMIDDLLTDEQKIARDAVREFVRGEISPIIEDCYERAIYPRHLIKGLAELGAFGPSLPEKYGCAGTDETTYGLMMQELERGDSGIRSAASVQGSLVMYPIYRFGSEEQRMKYLPKLASGEFIGCFGLTEPDHGSNPAGMITNIKEDGDHYILNGAKMWITNSPIADVAVVWAKDEEGVIRGLIVDMDTPGVSAPEIHGKLSLRASITGELVFEDARIPKANLLPNVKGLKGPLSCLTKARYGIAWGALGAAMDCYESALRYSLEREQFGKPIAGFQLTQKKLAEMITEITKAQLLLWRLGGLMDAGKATPAQVSMAKRNNVAMALDIAREARQIHGGMGITNEYPCMRHMMNLETVLTYEGTHDIHLLITGMDVTGLNAFK, from the coding sequence ATGCAAAATCAAGAATTGCTAGACAGCATTAAAAGATCGGCCAAACAAGATCGTTTTAAGGGCCAGGATTACTATATGATTGACGATTTGCTAACGGATGAGCAAAAAATTGCTCGTGATGCCGTGCGCGAATTTGTCCGTGGCGAAATTTCGCCCATTATTGAAGATTGTTATGAGCGGGCCATTTATCCCCGTCATTTGATCAAAGGTTTGGCAGAATTGGGCGCTTTTGGTCCCTCTTTGCCAGAAAAATATGGCTGTGCAGGTACAGATGAGACCACTTACGGCTTGATGATGCAAGAATTGGAGCGTGGCGATTCGGGCATTCGCTCGGCCGCTTCTGTGCAAGGTTCTTTGGTGATGTATCCCATTTATCGCTTCGGGAGCGAAGAACAGCGCATGAAATACTTGCCCAAATTGGCTTCTGGTGAATTTATCGGCTGCTTTGGTTTGACGGAGCCCGATCATGGATCGAATCCCGCCGGCATGATTACCAACATCAAAGAAGATGGCGATCATTATATTTTGAATGGCGCGAAAATGTGGATCACAAACTCGCCTATCGCTGATGTGGCCGTTGTTTGGGCCAAAGATGAAGAAGGCGTTATTCGTGGTTTGATTGTCGATATGGACACGCCCGGCGTTTCTGCGCCCGAAATTCACGGAAAACTTTCTCTTCGCGCTTCTATTACTGGCGAATTGGTTTTTGAAGATGCGCGCATCCCCAAAGCCAATCTTTTACCCAATGTAAAAGGCTTGAAAGGTCCTTTGTCTTGTTTGACTAAAGCGCGTTATGGCATCGCTTGGGGTGCTTTGGGTGCGGCTATGGATTGTTATGAATCAGCTTTGCGTTATTCTTTGGAGCGCGAACAGTTTGGTAAACCTATCGCTGGTTTCCAATTGACACAGAAAAAATTGGCCGAAATGATTACCGAAATTACCAAAGCGCAACTTTTGCTTTGGCGTTTGGGTGGCTTGATGGATGCGGGCAAAGCTACTCCCGCTCAAGTATCTATGGCCAAGCGTAATAATGTGGCCATGGCGCTAGACATTGCTCGCGAAGCTCGCCAAATTCATGGTGGAATGGGAATTACCAACGAATATCCCTGCATGCGCCACATGATGAACTTGGAAACGGTATTGACTTACGAAGGTACGCACGATATTCACTTGCTCATTACGGGTATGGATGTTACGGGCTTAAACGCCTTTAAATAA
- a CDS encoding S8 family serine peptidase, whose amino-acid sequence MLKQLYILVFILCSQFIFAQRDYDLFWVQFDHKGNTPYSIFHPQDYLSSAAIERRQKMGIKLDSLDLPVDPNYLAQLKAQGFAIQYTSKWKNGAVIRGNQQKLKFVEELPFVQKTIPLGFSRKKNEGTNYIGRREYKTEYAKEDDFYGLSENQIHMLEVDYLHQLGFAGQNMPLAVFDGGFSDLRETPAFDSLRQKGQILGSYDFVQLDTFVYEGSEHGRDVLSCMAANLPGQVMGTAPQANYFLCKTEDSGGEYRIEEYNWLAAAEFADSVGVYLINSSLGYSDFDDDKMDYAYVDLDGNTTTITQAADLAASRGILVVTSAGNEGNDPWHHLSAPGDADSILTVGATDRDGFHAQFSSYGFDSSYLVKPNLSARGLFSIVAQVGRYRHNFNTGTSFSSPILAGAMACLWQALPEYSNVELIRLAESVGNQYKKPDTALGYGVPALFEAWKKARAGHFLEIKEKENIYYLPMAKGKENFFIIWPEAIDEEVEIKLFGPIGQLVYAQKHSALFGRRFLAKIPNWQNLPAGNYQLEIKMGAAKKRALLMK is encoded by the coding sequence ATGTTAAAGCAACTCTACATTTTAGTTTTTATCCTTTGCAGTCAATTTATTTTTGCCCAAAGAGACTATGATTTATTTTGGGTGCAATTTGACCATAAAGGAAATACGCCTTACAGCATTTTTCATCCACAAGATTATCTCTCTTCAGCCGCTATTGAACGCCGCCAAAAGATGGGCATTAAGCTAGATAGTCTAGACTTGCCTGTGGATCCCAATTATTTGGCCCAATTAAAAGCTCAAGGTTTTGCTATTCAGTATACCTCCAAATGGAAAAATGGGGCAGTCATTCGTGGCAATCAGCAAAAGCTAAAATTTGTTGAAGAACTGCCTTTTGTCCAAAAAACAATTCCCCTTGGCTTTAGCCGCAAAAAAAATGAAGGGACCAACTACATCGGCCGCCGAGAATACAAAACAGAATACGCCAAAGAAGATGATTTTTATGGCCTAAGCGAAAATCAAATCCATATGTTGGAGGTAGATTATTTGCACCAACTCGGTTTTGCAGGCCAAAATATGCCGCTAGCCGTTTTTGATGGCGGTTTTTCAGACCTCAGAGAAACTCCCGCCTTTGATTCCTTGCGCCAAAAGGGCCAAATTTTAGGCAGCTATGATTTTGTTCAGCTCGATACCTTTGTCTATGAAGGTTCTGAACACGGTAGAGATGTGCTTTCTTGTATGGCCGCCAATTTACCTGGCCAAGTGATGGGCACCGCCCCCCAAGCCAATTACTTTTTGTGCAAAACAGAAGATTCGGGCGGAGAATACCGCATTGAAGAATACAACTGGCTGGCCGCCGCAGAGTTTGCCGATAGCGTAGGCGTTTATCTCATCAATTCTTCTTTGGGCTACTCTGATTTTGATGATGATAAAATGGATTATGCCTATGTGGATTTAGATGGGAATACCACAACTATTACGCAAGCCGCAGACCTTGCCGCCAGCCGTGGCATCTTGGTCGTTACTTCTGCCGGAAATGAAGGCAATGATCCTTGGCACCACCTTTCGGCCCCTGGCGATGCCGATAGTATTTTGACTGTTGGCGCCACTGATCGCGATGGTTTTCACGCTCAATTTAGTTCCTACGGTTTTGACTCTAGCTATTTGGTTAAACCCAATTTATCGGCCCGTGGCTTATTTTCTATTGTGGCCCAAGTAGGCCGTTATCGACATAACTTTAATACGGGAACTTCATTCTCCTCTCCTATTTTGGCGGGCGCTATGGCTTGTTTGTGGCAAGCTTTACCCGAATATAGTAATGTTGAACTCATTCGCTTGGCCGAAAGCGTAGGCAATCAATACAAAAAACCAGATACGGCTTTGGGCTATGGCGTGCCCGCTCTTTTTGAAGCTTGGAAAAAAGCTAGAGCTGGACATTTTTTAGAAATAAAAGAGAAAGAAAATATTTATTATCTGCCGATGGCCAAGGGCAAAGAGAACTTCTTTATCATTTGGCCAGAAGCCATTGATGAGGAAGTAGAAATCAAACTTTTTGGTCCAATTGGCCAATTGGTTTATGCTCAAAAGCATAGCGCTCTTTTTGGACGGCGCTTTTTGGCCAAAATTCCCAACTGGCAAAATTTGCCCGCAGGCAATTATCAATTGGAAATTAAGATGGGGGCAGCCAAGAAAAGAGCCCTTTTAATGAAGTAG
- a CDS encoding TlpA family protein disulfide reductase, whose protein sequence is MLWRLFFFLLLSAPVFGQIAAPDFQLQDHKEQQFDFQEQRQAKYYLLFFWHFQCSHCQQGLAKVEEFLKDKSPEDIQVVTIFPFAHQKEAFWSYVQDSSNQLQTPFFQHATDYKATARRAFDLKGQPPFLVLLNDKKEILSSGFKAKKLERIWKELR, encoded by the coding sequence ATGCTTTGGCGTCTTTTCTTTTTTTTGCTGCTTTCTGCACCTGTTTTTGGGCAAATTGCGGCTCCTGATTTTCAGTTGCAAGACCATAAAGAACAACAATTTGATTTTCAAGAGCAGCGTCAGGCCAAATACTACCTACTCTTTTTCTGGCATTTTCAATGTAGTCATTGTCAGCAGGGGTTGGCCAAGGTAGAGGAGTTTTTAAAAGACAAATCGCCAGAGGATATTCAGGTCGTGACGATCTTTCCTTTTGCCCATCAAAAAGAGGCCTTTTGGTCCTATGTGCAAGATAGCAGTAATCAGTTGCAAACGCCTTTTTTTCAGCATGCAACAGATTATAAGGCGACGGCTCGTCGGGCTTTTGACTTGAAAGGGCAACCACCTTTTCTGGTCCTTTTAAATGATAAAAAAGAAATTTTATCATCTGGATTTAAGGCTAAAAAACTGGAGCGAATATGGAAAGAGCTCCGTTAA
- a CDS encoding peptidase M48: MLLFRIYLLFCCFALSLVACQEEQTMIEHQLRPEDDSRIGQAIDEQLLIYWDSCSAIEHLLVADYSAAYNYLDSLLLLCLAEPQFEQVQAFNWRLRIFRSAEKEQLFVAPGGYLYFSTDFLHFLANEQELKAVMAHAILSIDQRIITQQLQAAFSISYLLDLALGAQPEALPQLLEVVQTAPYSKADMEQLEPLFEDLLCQLHSSPDQMLNFLQRVQGESDFEWALRFNNSFDWQGALRANNSCSLGPMLSPTNSYQDFLDQLP; the protein is encoded by the coding sequence ATGTTGCTCTTTAGAATATATTTGCTGTTCTGTTGTTTTGCCTTGAGTTTGGTCGCTTGTCAGGAGGAGCAGACCATGATTGAGCATCAGTTGCGGCCAGAGGATGATAGTAGAATTGGGCAGGCTATTGATGAGCAGTTATTGATATATTGGGATAGTTGTTCGGCCATTGAGCATCTTTTGGTGGCTGATTATTCTGCGGCTTATAATTACTTAGACAGTTTATTGTTGCTTTGTTTGGCGGAGCCTCAATTTGAGCAAGTACAGGCCTTTAATTGGCGCTTGCGTATTTTTCGGTCGGCAGAAAAGGAGCAATTATTTGTTGCGCCTGGGGGCTATCTTTATTTTTCTACAGATTTCCTTCATTTTTTGGCCAATGAGCAAGAGTTAAAGGCGGTAATGGCGCATGCTATCTTGAGTATTGACCAGCGTATTATTACGCAACAATTGCAAGCGGCCTTTTCCATCAGTTATTTATTAGATTTAGCTTTGGGTGCGCAGCCAGAGGCCCTGCCTCAGCTTTTGGAAGTTGTTCAAACGGCTCCTTATAGCAAGGCAGATATGGAACAGCTAGAGCCCCTTTTTGAAGATCTGCTTTGTCAGCTTCATAGTTCGCCTGATCAGATGTTGAATTTTTTGCAGCGTGTTCAGGGAGAGAGCGATTTTGAATGGGCCTTACGGTTTAACAATAGCTTTGACTGGCAGGGGGCATTAAGGGCCAACAATAGCTGTTCATTAGGTCCAATGCTTAGCCCTACTAATAGTTATCAAGATTTTTTAGATCAACTTCCTTAA
- a CDS encoding helix-turn-helix domain-containing protein — protein sequence MTIRAIYQPQDGPQLIDMQLIQPKADLQLPLLEGGYSFFYLSAGQLELELNRRQTTLKAGQALLLRPDQILLSAQGQAAQGYLFSFSPAFFEQRYHNNILQAFAFIQKGLLGLIDLPQEAQNKLSVLLTCMYNDYQQEPQQLAVLRSYANIIFFELQEQFAPENMARNIQLGQPNRQEEKMLEFEELVDANFKTSRAPSFYAQKLFISTNYLNKLCKKVFGKTSGALIRKRVQLEAERLLCHSNLTIAEISQQLGFETPSYFITFFRKSQDCSPEQYRQSLQQQLASA from the coding sequence ATGACTATTCGCGCTATATATCAGCCCCAAGATGGGCCGCAACTTATTGATATGCAATTGATTCAGCCTAAAGCTGATTTGCAACTCCCCCTACTCGAAGGAGGCTATAGTTTTTTCTATCTCTCGGCCGGACAACTCGAGCTAGAACTCAACCGCCGCCAAACTACCCTAAAGGCCGGACAAGCGCTTTTGCTCCGCCCCGATCAAATCCTCCTCTCGGCCCAAGGCCAAGCCGCTCAAGGCTATCTCTTCTCTTTTTCGCCCGCCTTTTTCGAGCAACGCTACCACAATAATATCCTCCAAGCTTTTGCCTTTATCCAAAAAGGCCTGCTCGGCCTGATCGACCTCCCCCAAGAGGCCCAAAATAAATTGAGCGTGTTACTCACTTGTATGTATAACGATTACCAACAAGAACCCCAACAACTGGCCGTCCTCCGCTCTTATGCCAACATCATTTTCTTCGAACTACAAGAACAGTTCGCCCCCGAAAATATGGCCCGAAATATCCAATTAGGCCAACCCAACCGCCAAGAAGAAAAAATGCTGGAGTTTGAAGAATTAGTCGACGCTAATTTTAAAACCTCTAGAGCCCCCTCTTTCTACGCCCAAAAATTATTCATTAGCACCAATTATCTCAATAAACTCTGCAAAAAAGTATTCGGCAAAACCTCTGGCGCCCTCATCCGCAAAAGAGTACAACTAGAAGCCGAACGCCTCCTCTGCCATAGCAATCTAACCATTGCCGAAATCTCTCAGCAATTAGGCTTCGAAACCCCCTCTTATTTTATTACGTTTTTCCGCAAAAGCCAAGATTGCTCCCCAGAACAATACCGCCAATCTCTCCAACAACAATTGGCCTCGGCCTAA
- a CDS encoding ComEA family DNA-binding protein — MLRRSLLGLFMGLSASLWGQVVDTSDAPLDDNSATQIQIENLMDDADAQEFDFDTEFANLEIYQRNPLDINKADRDELQALNLLSAIQIQALINYRNRFGQIFSLYELQGVPTFDQASIAKIIPFITLDATKEMEAFSFKRAFKYNKQQLFMRYQRNIEEQAGFLPQDGEDPAFSGSPDKLYIRYNLSYKDRLSMGLTLEKDAGEDWLTPFSQKNQTKLPDYFSAHFFIKDYNKWVKAIALGDYQVYFGQGLTTWSGFGTRKGAAVLNIKRLSNKLRPYSSANEALFMRGAAATLGGSQWEATVFGSHRFRDGNISLVQTDSLDDVFDVLQVSSLQLSGFHRTESELEDKNSLQQTTTGANVTYKGKIWRIGANVIYNHLSDSLVREPRLYQKYAFNGQSLLNASLDYNLAYKNLQFFGETALSDNGALATINGLTAALDDKVSMALIYRNYAKDYQTLTGNAFGESSGTSNEKGLYMGINANLGRGLSFNGYFDLFVFPWLRSTADAPSKGYEYFARLDYQPAYHWNLYFQYRFEQKEGNRSDNTTPYDYLINKRKQNARIHFRYRINREWEIRSRAELSFYEDHEFSKGFMMYQDLVWNAQFAPLKIQTRFAIFATEDYDTRIYAYENDVLYAFSIPAYYGRGSRFYLNTSYQFNRNLTLWVRYSQTYWSDRDEISSGQNLILDNTRSELKVQLRLKF; from the coding sequence ATGTTAAGACGATCATTATTGGGCCTTTTTATGGGCCTGAGCGCCAGCCTTTGGGGCCAGGTAGTAGATACTAGCGATGCCCCCCTAGACGATAATAGCGCCACGCAAATCCAAATTGAAAACTTGATGGATGATGCCGATGCGCAGGAGTTTGACTTTGATACAGAGTTTGCCAATCTCGAAATCTATCAACGCAATCCCCTCGATATCAATAAAGCAGACCGTGATGAGCTCCAAGCCCTCAACCTGCTGAGCGCTATCCAAATTCAAGCCCTCATCAATTATCGCAATCGCTTTGGCCAAATCTTCTCGCTCTACGAATTGCAGGGCGTTCCCACTTTTGACCAAGCCAGTATTGCCAAGATTATCCCCTTCATTACCCTTGATGCCACTAAGGAAATGGAGGCTTTTAGCTTTAAGCGCGCCTTTAAATACAATAAACAACAACTGTTTATGCGCTATCAGCGCAATATTGAAGAGCAAGCGGGCTTCTTGCCCCAAGATGGCGAAGATCCCGCCTTTTCAGGTAGCCCCGATAAGCTGTATATCCGCTACAACCTGAGCTATAAGGACCGCCTGAGCATGGGCCTTACCCTAGAAAAAGATGCTGGCGAAGACTGGCTGACGCCCTTTAGCCAAAAGAACCAAACGAAATTACCCGATTATTTTTCAGCCCACTTCTTTATTAAGGATTATAACAAATGGGTCAAAGCTATCGCCCTAGGCGATTATCAGGTCTATTTTGGGCAAGGACTTACGACCTGGAGCGGCTTTGGTACCCGCAAAGGGGCCGCCGTGCTCAATATCAAACGACTATCTAACAAATTGCGGCCTTATAGCTCGGCCAATGAGGCCCTCTTTATGCGCGGAGCCGCAGCTACCCTTGGCGGCAGCCAATGGGAAGCCACCGTTTTTGGCTCGCACCGCTTCCGCGATGGCAATATTTCACTGGTCCAAACCGATAGTCTGGACGATGTTTTTGATGTTTTGCAAGTTTCTTCCCTACAATTGAGCGGTTTTCATCGCACAGAAAGCGAACTGGAAGACAAAAATAGTCTGCAGCAAACCACTACGGGGGCCAATGTAACTTACAAAGGCAAAATCTGGCGAATTGGGGCCAATGTCATCTACAATCACCTCAGCGACTCTTTGGTCCGAGAACCCCGCCTCTATCAAAAGTATGCCTTCAACGGGCAATCGCTCCTCAATGCCAGTCTAGATTATAATTTGGCCTACAAAAACCTACAGTTTTTTGGCGAAACGGCCCTAAGCGATAATGGCGCCTTGGCCACAATTAACGGCCTAACCGCCGCCCTTGACGACAAAGTCAGCATGGCCCTCATCTATCGCAATTATGCCAAGGATTACCAAACCCTGACGGGCAACGCCTTTGGAGAATCTTCTGGAACTAGCAACGAAAAGGGACTTTATATGGGCATCAATGCCAATTTGGGCCGCGGTCTGAGCTTTAACGGCTATTTTGACCTCTTCGTTTTCCCTTGGCTGCGCTCTACTGCCGATGCCCCTTCTAAAGGCTATGAGTATTTTGCTCGGCTCGATTATCAACCCGCTTACCACTGGAACCTCTATTTCCAATACCGCTTTGAACAAAAAGAAGGCAACCGCTCCGATAATACGACGCCCTACGATTATCTAATCAATAAAAGAAAGCAAAACGCCCGCATTCACTTCCGCTATCGCATCAATAGAGAGTGGGAAATCCGCAGCCGTGCCGAACTCTCCTTCTATGAGGATCATGAGTTTTCTAAAGGCTTTATGATGTATCAAGATTTGGTTTGGAATGCTCAATTTGCCCCGCTCAAAATCCAAACGCGCTTTGCCATTTTTGCCACAGAGGACTATGACACCCGCATTTATGCCTATGAAAATGATGTCCTCTATGCCTTTTCGATCCCCGCCTACTATGGCCGCGGCAGCCGCTTTTACCTCAATACTAGCTATCAATTTAACCGCAACCTAACGCTTTGGGTCCGCTACTCCCAAACCTACTGGTCCGATAGAGATGAAATTAGCTCTGGCCAAAACCTAATTTTAGACAATACCCGCTCAGAGCTCAAAGTGCAGCTCCGCCTGAAGTTTTAA